The bacterium genome window below encodes:
- a CDS encoding DnaJ domain-containing protein codes for MDPYRVLDVARDADQETIKKRYRKLARETHPDLNPGDEAAETRFKEISVAYDVLSDPDRRAAFDEFGEISLEGGFDAERARAERDAFSQRFGAADGAGFEGAFSFADLDDLLRGFGMQGGGPGAGRGGGAPRFRMRGHDVEATLELDFLDALLGGEQKITVGRPQVDGAVTTETVSVRVPPGVTDQGTLRIPGKGGIGAGGAPDGDLLLRPRVRPHPVFRQKGRDVELDLPLRLSEALLGATVDVPTPEGPVQLRVPAGTSSGRRLRLRGRGVPAHGNHPAGDLYARVEIVVPDEIPDALREQLEALEQPDPRKGVGA; via the coding sequence ATGGATCCCTATCGCGTCCTCGACGTCGCGCGCGACGCCGACCAGGAGACGATCAAGAAGCGCTATCGGAAGCTCGCCCGCGAGACGCACCCCGACCTGAACCCGGGGGACGAGGCGGCGGAGACCCGGTTCAAGGAGATCTCGGTCGCCTACGACGTGCTGAGCGACCCGGACCGGCGGGCGGCCTTCGACGAGTTCGGAGAGATCTCGCTCGAAGGCGGCTTCGATGCGGAGCGTGCGCGCGCCGAGCGCGATGCTTTTTCGCAGCGATTCGGGGCCGCCGATGGAGCGGGCTTCGAGGGGGCCTTCTCGTTCGCCGACCTCGACGACCTGCTCCGAGGATTCGGCATGCAGGGTGGCGGGCCAGGGGCGGGTCGCGGTGGAGGGGCTCCCCGATTCCGCATGCGTGGCCACGACGTCGAGGCGACCCTCGAGCTCGACTTCCTCGATGCACTGCTCGGCGGCGAGCAGAAGATCACCGTCGGCCGACCGCAGGTGGACGGAGCGGTCACGACGGAGACCGTCTCGGTGCGGGTGCCGCCCGGCGTGACCGACCAGGGAACGCTGCGAATCCCGGGCAAGGGCGGCATCGGCGCGGGGGGCGCCCCCGACGGCGACCTCCTCCTCCGACCGCGTGTGCGCCCGCATCCCGTGTTCCGCCAGAAGGGACGGGACGTCGAGCTCGACCTCCCCTTGCGTCTCAGCGAGGCTCTCCTCGGAGCGACGGTCGACGTGCCGACCCCGGAAGGCCCGGTCCAGCTTCGGGTCCCGGCCGGAACGTCGAGCGGTCGTCGCCTGCGGCTGCGAGGTCGCGGCGTCCCCGCCCACGGCAACCACCCTGCCGGAGACCTCTACGCGCGAGTGGAGATCGTCGTGCCTGACGAGATCCCGGACGCGCTCCGCGAACAGCTCGAAGCCCTCGAGCAGCCGGATCCGCGAAAGGGGGTGGGCGCATGA
- a CDS encoding universal stress protein — protein sequence MSYKKPLDEREHALEEAYFQKENARLIEKMRARREAAERGEAPEELDVATILVATDFSTSAAHATDMAIDYAKKLGSKLVLVHAYDDPVVASMPMEGYALPDGFAVQVERAARDRVEAAASEVSETGVVCEGVAVRTPAAISIVNEAVERHADLIVMGTRGLTGLKHVALGSIADKVVRTAPCPVLTVPAP from the coding sequence ATGTCCTACAAGAAGCCCCTGGACGAACGCGAACACGCGCTCGAGGAGGCGTACTTCCAGAAGGAGAACGCCCGGCTGATCGAGAAGATGCGTGCGCGTCGCGAAGCCGCCGAAAGGGGGGAAGCGCCCGAGGAGCTCGACGTCGCGACCATCCTCGTCGCGACGGACTTCTCGACGAGCGCTGCGCATGCCACGGACATGGCGATCGACTACGCGAAGAAGCTCGGTTCGAAGCTCGTGCTCGTCCACGCCTACGACGATCCGGTGGTCGCCTCGATGCCGATGGAGGGATACGCCCTGCCGGACGGCTTCGCCGTGCAGGTCGAACGCGCGGCGCGCGATCGCGTCGAGGCCGCCGCGAGCGAGGTGAGCGAGACCGGCGTCGTCTGCGAAGGCGTCGCCGTCCGAACGCCGGCCGCGATCTCGATCGTGAACGAAGCCGTCGAGCGCCACGCCGACCTGATCGTCATGGGGACCCGCGGCCTGACCGGGCTCAAGCACGTCGCCCTCGGCAGCATTGCCGACAAGGTCGTGCGAACGGCGCCCTGCCCCGTGCTGACCGTTCCGGCCCCCTGA
- a CDS encoding TauD/TfdA family dioxygenase, with the protein MSIETRPLHPHVGVELPSFDLGAERTEAERAELRTLWLEHGLLLIHDPGVTQESQIEFSRAFGELEAHPLGDTIRSSDHEELMVLDNRDESQAYVSFYDGRPLAGRLFWHSDLIYTGAPNQGAVLRAVEIPEEDGLTGFVDQAKAYDLLPESTKTRIKGLEVVYRWDVDMTANRYVDQRGYEPGPKAPKKSSDMNFPDFPDCAYPVVLVHPESGREILNVSPMFLHRIVGLEDGESDALLRELVDHVTRPELAYYHQWKPDDVILWDNWRFMHSATGTAPGVKRIIHRTTILGGAQLGRTL; encoded by the coding sequence ATGTCCATCGAAACCCGACCCCTGCACCCCCACGTCGGCGTCGAGCTTCCGAGCTTCGACCTGGGCGCCGAGCGGACCGAGGCCGAGCGCGCCGAGCTGCGCACACTCTGGCTCGAGCACGGGCTGCTGCTGATCCACGATCCGGGCGTGACGCAGGAGAGCCAGATCGAGTTCAGTCGCGCGTTCGGCGAGCTCGAGGCGCATCCGCTCGGCGACACGATCCGTTCCTCCGACCACGAAGAGCTGATGGTGCTCGACAATCGGGACGAGTCGCAGGCCTACGTCTCCTTCTACGACGGCCGTCCCCTGGCCGGACGCCTCTTCTGGCACAGCGACCTGATCTACACCGGCGCGCCGAATCAGGGCGCCGTCCTGCGCGCCGTCGAGATCCCGGAGGAGGACGGACTCACGGGCTTCGTCGACCAGGCGAAGGCCTACGATCTGCTCCCCGAGTCGACGAAGACCCGGATCAAGGGCCTCGAGGTCGTCTACCGTTGGGACGTCGACATGACGGCCAACCGCTACGTCGATCAGCGAGGCTACGAGCCGGGTCCCAAAGCGCCGAAGAAGTCCTCGGACATGAACTTCCCGGACTTCCCCGATTGCGCCTATCCCGTGGTTCTGGTCCACCCGGAGTCCGGCCGGGAGATCCTGAACGTGAGCCCGATGTTCCTCCACCGGATCGTCGGCCTCGAGGACGGCGAGAGCGATGCGCTCCTTCGAGAGCTCGTCGACCACGTGACCCGCCCCGAGCTCGCCTATTACCACCAGTGGAAGCCCGACGACGTGATCCTCTGGGACAACTGGCGATTCATGCATTCGGCGACGGGGACTGCACCGGGCGTGAAGCGGATCATCCACCGCACGACGATCCTGGGCGGCGCGCAGCTCGGCCGGACGCTCTGA